A genomic segment from Aegilops tauschii subsp. strangulata cultivar AL8/78 chromosome 1, Aet v6.0, whole genome shotgun sequence encodes:
- the LOC123494399 gene encoding transcription factor Y1-like, with protein sequence MGRAPCCEKVGLKRGRWTAKEDDTLAKYIAGHGEGSWRSLPKNAELLRCGKSCRLRWVNYLRDGVRRGNFSKEEDDLIVKLHATLGNRRSWTQPHIEEALWGYMKICIMTQTPATRQPNSISEKSRKGELGTAAPQKIIERTTCCSSSYATKPRQ encoded by the exons ATGGGGAGGGCGCCTTGCTGCGAGAAGGTGGGGCTGAAGCGAGGAAGGTGGACGGCGAAGGAGGATGACACTCTCGCAAAATACATTGCTGGGCACGGCGAGGGCTCATGGAGGTCTCTGCCCAAGAATGCGG AGCTACTGAGGTGTGGCAAGAGCTGCAGGCTACGGTGGGTCAACTACCTGAGGGACGGGGTGAGGAGGGGCAACTTCTCTAAGGAGGAAGACGATCTCATCGTCAAGCTCCATGCTACATTAGGCAACAG GCGATCATGGACTCAACCCCACATTGAAGAGGCCTTATGGGGCTATATGAAGATTTGCATCATGACTCAGACACCTGCAACTAGACAGCCCAACTCCATCTCTGAGAAGAGCCGCAAAGGAGAACTAGGCACGGCTGCGCCGCAGAAGATCATTGAAAGAACCACCTGCTGCTCGTCATCGTACGCTACCAAGCCCCGCCAGTAG
- the LOC141026024 gene encoding galactoside 2-alpha-L-fucosyltransferase-like: MLAIASTFLYALLSGRVMLVNVPQEQEGLFCEPFPGTSWVLPDGFPEGNPMKLYAGAPESYVNMLKNNVIQYDTPASSLPAHVYLHLEQIGQRLSDNIFCDDDQRLLGKFGWMILKSDSYFAMGLFLTPMYDKELARMFPYKEAVFHHLGRYLLHPTNRVWGIVRRYYEAYLAGVDEKIGFQIRIFPERPVKFENMYDQLTRCIKEQRLLPELGKAEPAANASGDGKVKAVLIVSLYSGYYDKIRGMYYENPTKTGEIVAVYQPSHQEKQESASNEHNQKALAEIYLLSYCDKIATSTWSTFGYVAYGFAGVKPWILLRPDWDKEMSDVVCVRSTSVEPCLHSPPILGCRAREEVDVARVKPYVRHCEDVRSGLKLFNS, encoded by the coding sequence ATGCTCGCCATCGCCTCCACCTTCCTCTACGCGCTGCTCTCCGGCCGGGTCATGCTCGTCAATGTGCCGCAGGAGCAGGAGGGACTCTTTTGCGAGCCCTTCCCGGGCACCTCCTGGGTGCTCCCCGACGGGTTCCCGGAGGGGAATCCGATGAAGCTCTACGCTGGTGCGCCGGAGAGCTACGTCAACATGCTCAAGAATAATGTGATCCAATACGACACACCGGCGTCATCCCTTCCGGCACACGTGTACCTCCACCTCGAGCAGATCGGGCAGAGGCTGTCCGACAACATCTTCTGCGACGACGACCAGCGGCTTCTCGGCAAGTTCGGCTGGATGATACTCAAGTCCGACAGCTACTTCGCGATGGGGCTGTTCCTGACACCCATGTACGACAAGGAGCTGGCGAGGATGTTCCCGTACAAGGAGGCGGTGTTCCACCACCTCGGTCGGTACCTCTTGCACCCGACCAACAGGGTGTGGGGGATCGTGAGAAGGTACTACGAGGCATACCTCGCGGGGGTGGATGAGAAGATCGGGTTCCAGATCAGGATCTTCCCGGAGAGGCCGGTCAAGTTCGAGAACATGTACGACCAGCTCACCAGGTGCATCAAGGAGCAGCGGCTGCTGCCGGAGCTCGGAAAGGCGGAGCCGGCGGCGAACGCGTCTGGCGATGGGAAGGTGAAGGCCGTGCTGATCGTGTCCCTGTACTCGGGATACTACGACAAGATCCGGGGCATGTACTACGAGAACCCGACCAAGACAGGGGAGATCGTGGCGGTTTACCAGCCGAGCCACCAGGAGAAGCAGGAGTCCGCCTCCAACGAGCACAACCAGAAGGCACTGGCGGAGATCTACCTGCTCAGCTACTGCGACAAAATCGCCACGAGCACCTGGTCCACGTTCGGGTATGTTGCCTACGGCTTCGCCGGCGTAAAGCCGTGGATCCTGCTCCGGCCGGACTGGGACAAGGAGATGTCCGACGTCGTGTGCGTCCGGTCCACGTCCGTTGAGCCGTGCCTGCACTCGCCGCCCATCCTCGGGTGCCGGGCGAGGGAGGAGGTCGACGTGGCCCGTGTCAAGCCATACGTCCGGCACTGCGAGGACGTCCGGTCCGGTCTCAAGCTGTTCAATAGCTAA